CGGCAGAGCGCGCCCTTTGCCGCGCTCTGGGTTTACCGGCGCACCCTGACGGACGCGGAGCGGGATGCGATCGATGCGCCCCCGGAGGACTGGGCGGAATCGCTCGTTGCGGGTGACGCCGCACCGGGCCTGGATGAGGTGATCGGCGACGGGCCCGGAGCTCCGGCGCACGAGGGCACTGCAGAGGACACGGACGTGCCCGGCGACGACACCATCGAGGCGGAGCCCGGGGTTCCGACGATCGAAGGCAGTGCAGAGGAAGCGTCGGACGCGCCCGGCGACGACGTCGTAATGGATTCCGCTCCGGACGACCGGACGGACGCAGAACACGCAGACGAAGCACCTGATGCGACTGACCCAGATCATTGAAGCGCTGCTGTTTGCCAGCGATGCGCCGCTCTCGGCGGGCGACCTTGCCCGAGTCGACGAGCGACTGGACGAGGACACGGTCGAGGCGGTGATCCAGGAGCTGCGCAACGACTACGACCTGTCGGAGCGCTCGTTCCAGATCTACGAGGTCGCTGGCGGTTACCAGATCCTGACACGGCCGGAGTTCGTGGCAGTGCTGGACCGATACGAGACGGTGCCGCAGACATCGCGGCTGTCCGGCTCGGCCCTGGAGGTGCTGGCGGTGATCGCGTACCGCCAGCCGATCGGGCGCGCGGAGGTCGAGGACATCCGCGGCGTCGGCTCCAGCGGCGTGATCAAGACGCTGCTCGATCGCGAGCTGATCCACGTCGCCGGGCGCTCCGAGGGGCTCGGCCGGCCGCTGCTGTACGGCACGACCGACAAGTTCCTCGAGCACTTCGGCTTTCGCTCGATCGAGGACATGCCGCGGCCGGACGAGCTGCCCGTCGTGCTGCGGGAGCGGAGCATTCCGGCCCCTGCAGAGGAAGCGGCGGTTGTCGCTCCCGAAGCAGGCGAAGCGGAGGTCGATGCGCCGCCGGCGGACGGTGAAACGCCTGCGCCCGCCGCGGCTCATGGTGATGTCGTCGAGCCATCAGCCAATCCGCTGGCGGACGAGGACGTTGCGGAGCTGATCGCCGAGGCGGAGGAAGAGCTGGCGGAGGAGCTGGCCAGCGAGATCGTCGAGGACGTCGAGGAAGAGACTCGGCTCGGCGATGAGCCGCCGGTGGTCGACGAGATGGGCGAGGTGTTCGCGGTGTCGGTGGAGGTGCCGGCGGCGGACGAGGACGAACCCGGCGACGAGCCGCACTCGCAGCCTGCGACCGGGCAGTGAGCGCGGACGCGAGCGTTCGCCTGCAGAAGTTCCTGTCCCAGGCGGGCGTCGCGTCGCGACGCGCGGCGGAGCAGCTGATGGTGTCGGGCCGTGTGCGCGTGAATGGCAAGCCTGCGACGGAGCCCGGCATCAAGGTCGATCCGGACCGCGACGTGGTCGAGGTGGATGGCCGGCGGGTCCGGCCGGCCGCCCCGCTCTGGATCGCACTGCACAAGCCGCGTGGCTACGTGACCACGCGCAGCGATCCGCAGGGTCGCTCGACGGTGTACGAGCTGCTGCCGGCGGAGCACCGCCGGCTCTTTCATGTGGGGCGCCTGGATTACGACAGCGAGGGGCTGCTCCTGCTGACCAACGATGGCGACACGGCGGAGCGGTTGCAGCACCCGCGCTACGAGGTCGACCGTGTGTACAACGTCGATGTCGTCGAGCCGCTGACGGACGTGGCCCGGCGGGCGCTGCTCGCGGGCGTCACGCTGGAAGACGGGCGTGCACGGGTGCGCGGACTGCGCCGGCTGCGAGGGCAGGAGACGGGCGCGGAGCGCTGGGCCGTGACGATGCGGGAGGGAAGGAAGCGGGAGGTGCGCCGCCTGTTCGATGCGGTCGGCAGCCCGGTGCGCCGGCTCCGGCGCGTGCGCTACGGGCCGATCGAGCTGGGCACTCTGCGCCCGGGGGCGTGGCGGAAGCTGACTTCCCAGGAGGTGCGGGCGCTGCGCGCACGCTGATCCATTCACAGGGAAAATACCAAGCATGGAGATCCGGGGCCGGAACGTTCTCATCCTGGGCGGTTCGGGACTCGTGGGGATGGCGGTCGCGCGCGAGCTGATGCCGCACGGACCCGCGCGCATCACCATCACCAGCCTGCGTCGCGCGGAGGCGGAAGAGGCGGTCGAAGAACTGCGATCGGAAGCGTCCGACGTCGTGCTCGACACTGCGTGGGGCGACATCTTCGTCGCCGACGCGGTCAGGGACCGTCCCCGCACGGACGTGCTGGGCGACGCCTCCGCCCGCGCCGCGATGATCGACGACCTGTACGGCGAGCTGAGCGACGAGGTGGTGGCGCGCTCGGCACTGGGTGCACTGCTGCTGCGTACGCAGCCGGACATCATCGTCGACTGCATCAACACCGCAACCGCGTTTGCGTACCAGAACGTCTTCCGCAGTGCGGAGTCGCTGCGCTCGGCGGCTCGTGACGGCCGCGTGGATTCCGAGCTGGTGGAGCGCCACCTGGCCACACTCTACCTGCCGCAGCTGATCCGGCACGTGCAGATCGCGCTCGAGGGGATGCGTCGCGCGGGCACGCAGATCTATCTCAAGATCGGAACCGCCGGCACGGGCGGCATGGGCCTCAACATTCCCTTCACGCACAGTGAAGAGCGGCCGAGCCGGATGCTGCTCGCAAAGTCCGCCGTTGCGGGCGCGCACACGCTGCTGCTCTACCTGATGGCGCGCACGCCGGGTGGCCCTGCCGTCAAGGAGATCAAGCCGACGGCCGCGATCTCGTGGAAGCGCATCGGCTATGGCGAGATCCGCAAGGCCGGCGTGCCCGTGATGCTCGCCGATGCAACGAAACCGCTCGCGCTCGACGTCGCATTCCAGGATCCGTCGGATGCCTGGCAGTCGACGGACGTGGCGCTGGAGGGGGTGTTCCTCGATGCAGGGGAGAACGGGCTGTTCAGTCGTGGCGAGTTCGAGGTGCTGACGACGCTCGGCCTCATGGAGTTCATCACACCCGAGGAGATCGCGACCAACGTGGTGCGCGAGATCCGCGGGCATGCCACCGGACGCGACGTCGTGGCCGCACTCGATGCGTCCACGTCGGGCCCGACGTACCGCGCGGGCGTGCTGCGGGAGGCTGCGCTCGAGCGGATGCAGGCGCTGGAGCGCGAGCACGGCGTCGACTCCGTCGCGTACGAGATGCTGGGGCCGCCGCGCCTCTCCAAGCTGCTCTTCGAAGCGGCGATCCTCGCGCGCCTGTTCGGTGTTCTCACGGATGTCGCGGCACTCGATCCCGACGACTGTGCGCGCCGCGCGCAGGCGCTGGTCGAGCAGGACGCCGCGCTGCGAACGCGCATCGTCTCGATCGGCCTGCCGATCCTGCGCGCCGATGGCGCATCGCTGCTGCGCGGTCCCGTCGTGAAGGTCGCACCGGAACCCGGACAGCCGGCCGATGACCCGAGGCTGGCCGACAACGGCTGGGTGGACCTCCGTCCCGACAACTGGCGTAGATGGAAGGAGCGCGCGCAGGCGATGACCACGGCGCTGCGCGCCATGCCGGGCGCGGAGTCGGGCTCGCGCGCGGACATCGAGCCGGAATCGATGCGCAACGAGATACGGCCGGGCAGCATGGCAGGCTGGGTGTTCCGGCACGAGGATCGCGGAGCGCGCATGAAGCGCTGAGCCCGGCGCACCACGAACGACGTTCACAGGCAACGGAGGAGTCCGGGTGGAGCAACCGCTCACCACAACGACCGAGACGGGACGCAACCTGGCCGCTCGCATCACCGAGGAGATGCACCGGCGGATCGTCGGCCAGGAGATCATGATCGAGCGCCTGCTGATCGGGCTGTTCGCGGGCGGCCACGTGCTGCTCGAGGGCGTGCCCGGCCTCGCCAAGACCCTGACGGTCCGCTCCCTGGCCGACACGCTGCACGCCAGCTTCGAGCGCATCCAGTTCACGCCCGACCTGCTGCCCGCCGACGTCGTCGGCACCATGATCTACAACCAGCGCACCGGCGACTTCTCGGCGCGCACCGGTCCGATCTTCGCCAACATCGTCCTCGCCGACGAGATCAACCGCGCACCGCCCAAGGTGCAGTCGGCGCTGCTCGAGGCCATGCAGGAGCACCAGGTCACGCTGGGCGGTGAGACGTTCGCGCTGCCCGAGCCGTTTCTCGTGCTCGCGACGCAGAACCCGATCGAGCAGGAAGGCACGTACCCGCTGCCGGAGGCGCAGGTCGACCGTTTCATGCTGAAGCTGCGCGTGGGCTATCCGGACCGTGCGACGGAGCGCGAGATCATGCGGCGCATGGCGGGGCGCGAGCCGGTCGAGCTGCGTGCCGTTGCGACGCCCGATGAAGTGTTCGAGGCGCGGCGCGAGATCGCCGACCTCTACCTGGACGAGCAGCTCGAGGAGTACATCGTCGACCTGGTGCAGGCGACGCGCGAGCCGGGGCGGTACGGCCTCGAGAGCCTCGCACCCCTCATCGAGTACGGGGCTTCGCCGCGTGCGACGATCTATCTCGCCACCGCCTCACGTGCACACGCATACCTGCGCGGCCGCGCATACGTGCTGCCCGAGGACGTGAAGGCGATCGGCCAGGACGTCCTGCGCCACCGCGTCATCACGAGCTTCGAGGCCGAGGCCGAAGAGGTCACGTCCGAGGATATCGTCGACCGTATCTTCGCGGCTATCGACGTACCATGACCCCGCTGCCGTTTCTGCGCCGGCGTGCCGCGCCCGCTGTCGAGCCTGCGGCTGACGCGCCGCAGGCGCGGGAGGCGGTGCCGCGCGAGGTGCTGCGCCAGGTGCGGTTGATCGAGCTGCGCACGCGTGGCCTGGTCGCATCTCTCTTCAGCGGGGAATACCACTCGGTCTTCCGCGGACAGGGGATGGAGTTCGCCGAGGTGCGCGAGTACCAGCCCGGCGACGACGTGCGCAACATCGACTGGAACGTGACGGCGCGCATCGGCGTGCCGTACGTGAAGAAGCACATCGAGGAGCGCGAGCTCACGGTGATGCTGCTGGTCGACCTGTCCGGCTCCGAGCAGTTCGGCACGCGTGGCCGCTTCAAGGCGGAACTGGCGGCGGAGATTGCCGCCGTTCTCGCACTGTCCGCCGTGCGTAACAACGACCGCGTCGGGCTGATCATCTTCACTGACCGCATCGAGCACGTCGTGCCGCCACGCAAGGGGCGCCGCCACGTGCTGCGCCTGATCCGCGACGTGCTCGCGTTCCGGCCGGCAGGGCAGGGAACCGACGTGGCCGGCGCGCTCGACTACGCCGCACGGCTGCTCCCGCACCGCGGCATCCTTTTCGTGCTGAGCGACTTCGTCCCCGCCGGCGGCGCACTGCAGGAAGCGCCGGCCTGGGAGAAGACGCTCAAGCTCGTTGCGCAGCGCCATGACGTCGTCGCGATCCGCATCAGCGACGACGCAGAGGAGCAGCTGCCCGACGCCGGTGTGCTGATGCTGCGCGATCCCGAGACGGACGAGCTGGTCGGCATCGATACGAGCAGCCCGGAAGTACGCGCGCTGTACGCGGAACGAATCGCGGAGGAGCGCGCCAGCGTGCGACGCGTCTTCCGGCGGGTCGGCGTCGACGAGATCGAGGCGCGCACCGGTGCATCCTACGTCGTGCCGTTGCTCGCCTTCTTCCGGCGGCGGGAACGGCAGGGGAGGCGCTGACCATGCGACGGCTCCCGGGATCCCTGCTCGTTGCGCTGGCGCTGCTTGGCGGGTTCGCGCACGGTGCGCATGCGCAGCGCGTGTCGACTGCGGTCGTGCCGCAGACGATCACCGTGGGGGACGTCTTCCATGCGGCTGTCCGCGTGGAATTACCGGCTGGGGCGGAGGCCGCATTCCCCGACACGCTCGCGCTGCCGTCAGAGGACATCGAAGCGGCCGCGCGCGTGCGCGTGCAGGTCGATACGACTGCAACCGGCCGCACGGCGACCGCACTGTACGCGCTCACGGCCTGGCGCGCGAACGAGGACGTGCAGCTTCCCGATCTCGCATTCACCGTGCGGGCTGCGGGCGGCGGCGTGTCCACGGTGACCGCGTCGTTTCCCGTCTTCCAGCTGACCTCCGTCCTGCCGGCGGACACCGCCGGTATCGAGCCGAAGCCCGCCAGGGACGTGTGGGGCGCGAGCCGGCTGTGGTGGCCGATCCTGCTCGCGCTCGCGGCACTCCTGCTCGTCGCCCTGCTCGCGTGGTACGTGTGGCGACGCCGGCGCCCTCGCGAAATCGTCCAGCCAGCGACGCCCGGCATTCCGCCGCGCCAGCGTGCGCTCGACCGCCTCGCGCACGCACGTACCGCCGGCTTCGTCGAGCGCGGGGAGCTGAAGCCGTTCTACACGGAGCTGGCTGCCGCACTGCGTGAGTACCTGGAGGCGATCGAACCGCTGCTCGGCGCCGATCTCACCACGGGTGAGCTGGCGATGCATGCGCGTCGCCGTGGCGCACCGCCGATGCTGCTCGAGCTGATCCGCATCCTGGGTCGTGCCGATCTCGTGAAGTTCGCACGCGCCCGTCCGAGCGCTGCAGAAGCATACGGCGACCTGGACGCGGCGCGTCGCTGGGTCGAGCAGCACGACACCCTGTCGGTGCCCCGCGAGGAGGCCGTCGCATGAGCTTCGGCTTCGCAAATCCGTGGGCGCTTCTTCTGCTGCCGCTGCTCGGGCTGGTGCTCTGGCTGATGCGGGGCCGTGAACGCGCGCTCACCTACTCGCGGGCGGGCACGCTGGCCGCCGTTGCCGGCGGCGGTGCCCGGCTGCTCGCACGGCTCCCCGGCTGGCTGCGCACGGGCGCGCTCGCGCTGCTGATCTTCGCGCTCGCGGGCCCGCGGACCGGCGCGGCAGTCGTCGATGTGAACGCCGAGGGCATCGCGATCGTCGTCGCACTCGATATCTCCAGCTCGATGCTCGCCGAGGACTTCGCGCCGGACAACCGGCTGGCGGTTGCAAAGCGGCAGGTGCGCGACTTCATCCGCGGCCGCACGTACGATCGCATCGGCCTGGTTGCGTTCGCGGGCGAGGCGCTCACGCAGGTGCCGATCACGATCGACTACGAGGTGATCTTCCAGTCGCTGGATCAGCTGCGCGCAGGCGCGGGACTGCTCGAGGACGGCACGGCGATCGGCACGGCGATCGCCACTGCCGCCAACCGACTGCGCCGCGCGCCGGGCGAGTCGCGTGTCATGATCCTGATGACGGACGGCGAGAACAACCGCGGAGACATCGATCCACGGACCGCAGCACAGGCGGCAGCCGCCCTCGACATCCGTATCTACACGATCGGCGTGGGCAGCGAGGGCGTTGCGCCGATCCCGGTCGCAACGGGACCGTTCGGCGTCCAGTATGCGACCGTTCCCGTCAGCATCGATGACGAGCTGCTGACGGAGATCGCGGACATGAGCGGCGGGCGCTACTTCCGGGCGACGAACCCGGAAGCGCTCGACTCGGTGTATCAGCAGATCGACGAGCTGGAGAAGTCCGAAGTCGAAGTGAGCCGCTACATGAGCTACACGCCGTACTACCTGCCTTTCGTTCTCCTCGCCGGCATGCTGCTGATGGGGGAGTGGGGACTGCGCGCGAGCCGGTTCGGGAGGCTGCCATGAGCTTCGATCGTCCCGACCTGCTCTGGCTCGCCATGCTGCTGCCCGCGGCCGCCGCGGTGCTCGTGCTGCTGTATGCGCGGCGACGGCGGCGGGTCGCGCATGCACTGGGCGAGTCCTCGCTGCTCGAGCGGCTCGGCGGGCGCGGGCTGGCTGCGTTCCCCTGGCGACGCCTGCTGCTCATCGTGCCTGCGGCGGCCGCGCTCGGCTTTGCGGCACTCGGCCCGCGCTGGGGTACTCGCGACGTCCCGACCGAGTCGCGCTCGGCCAACGTCGTCCTGGCCATGGACATCTCGAAGTCGATGCTGGCGCCTGACGTTGCACCCGACCGTCTCGAGCGTGCCCGACTGCTTGCGCGCCGTATCGTGCGCGAGATGCGGACGGACCGCATCGGGCTGGTCGTGTTCGCGGGGCGCGCGTACGTGCTATCGCCGCTCACGACCGACCATGGTGCGCTCGACCTGTACCTGGACGCGCTCGATCCCGAGATCGTCAGCCAGGGCGGCTCCTCGCTGGCCGCAGCACTCGCACAGTCCACCGATCTCGCACGCGGCCGCGTCGAGTCCGGCGGTGACCGCGCGGTCGTCCTCGTCAGCGACGGCGAGGCACTGGAAGAGGAGGACGCAGTCCGCGATGCGGCGGAGCGCGCGGCGCGTGCAGGCGTTCGCGTGTTCACGGTCGGCGTCGGCACCGCCTCGGGCTCGCCGATCCCTGATTACGACGAGAGCGGCCGCAGGCAGGGCTACAAGCGCGACGAGAACGGCGAGGTCGTCATTTCGCGGCTCGGCACGGAGCTGCTGCGTGATGTCGCTGGTGCGACGGACGCGCGCTACTTCGACCTGGGCGATCCAGGTGCGGCGGGCGCGCTCATTCGTGAGCTGCGCCAGCTCGAGCAGTCGACGTCCGATACCGCCCAGCGCGCAACGCAGCGTGAACAGTACGCGTGGTTCGTCGCGCTCGCCCTGCTGCTGCTTGCGCTGGACGCATGGCTGGTCCGGCGTGAAGCGCGCCCGGCGCGCGCCGCCGCGGGTCTCGACGCACTCAGGGCGGAGCCGGTGCCGAGTCGCGGGCCGCGTCGGCGGCTGGGGGGCGCGCGCACGGCTGCGGCCCTGGCGCTGATGCTCGTGATGACCGGCTTCGGCATCGGTGACGTGGAGCGCGGCAACCGGATGTATCGGGAAGGTCGCTACGAGGAAGCGGTGGCCGCGTATCAGCAGGCGCTCGCGGATGGTGAATCGTCGCCGGAGCTGCATTACAACCTCGGTACTGCTTTCCTCGCGCTGCGTCGCTACGCGGAGGCCGAGCGCCACCTGCAGCTCGCGTTGCGTGACGTCGACCCGATCCTGCGTCAGCACGCGTACTACAATCTCGGCAACCGCTTTCTCGAGGCAGCGCGTGCCGGCAGCGACCCGCAGGCGCAGTCGGCGCAGTACGAGGCGGCGATCGAGGCGTACAGGCACGCGCTGCGCCTTGCCCCCGATGACGTCGACGCCAAGTGGAACCTGGAGCTGGCGCAGCGGGAGCGCGACGAGCAGCAGCCCGAGCCACAGCCGCAGGAGCAGGATCAGCAGGAGCAGGACAATCAGAACCGCGAGGACGAGCAGCAGGCGCGTGAGCAGGAAGGACAGGCGCAACCCTCGCAGGGGCAGGCGGGTCAGGGGCAGCAGTCCGGCTCCCGCTTCGAGCAGCAGCCGATGAGCCGCGAGCAGGCGGAGCAGATCCTGTCGGCGGTCGAGCAGGACGAACGCGACCTGACGCGCGACAAGCTGCGCAAGGGGCAGCGCCGTACGCCCGTCGCCCGCGACTGGTGATGTTCGCCGCCGCATTGCTCGTGCTGGGTGTGCTGGTGCCGCAGGACCAGGTGCGGGTCCATGCTACGCTCTCGGACGAGCGCATCGCAGTCGGTGCGAGCACGATGCTGCAGGTCAGCGTCGAGATGAGCGGCGGGCAGCCGGAATCGATCGAGCTGCCCGCGTTCCCGCCATCGCTCGACGTGCTGAGCTCGCGCGAATACCACCAGACCCAGCTTTCGCTGCCGGGGGGACGCACGACCATCGTGCGGCGGGACATCGTACTGCGCGCCCGCGCCGAAGGCCTGTTCACGATCGACCCCATCACGATTCATCTGCCGGGGGGTGACGTGCGACGCACGCGTCCCCTCACCCTGCGGGTGGTTGCAGCGACGCCGGGAGCGCCGCTCCCACCCGGCGTGCGTCGACCGGTCGGCGGAACGCCCGCAGACGCCGGCACGCTCGCGGTCACCGTCACGCCGGACACGGCGTGGCTCGGGGAGCCCGTCCTGCTGCGCATGACCGCGCGCATCCCCGAGGAGCAGCGCACGCGCCGCGGCCGCTCGCCCGTGTTCGAGCCGCCGACCGCCGTCGGGTTCTGGGTGCAGGAGCTGGAGGACCGCGGCGCCGTCGGCGTGCGCGCGATCGATGGCCGGTACTACGACGTTCACGAGTACCGTCGCTTCTATGTCCCGCTGACTCCTGGTGTGCGCGTGCTGCCGCCGGCGCGGGCCGTCTACGAGGTGGATCGCGGGTGGATGTTCGCGCCCCAGAGCTACGAGCTGGCCAGCGACTCGGTGCACGTGTACGTGCGTGCACTGCCGGAGCAGGGGAAGCCTGCCTCGTTTACGGGCGCAGTGGGGCGCTTCGAGGTGAGCGCGCAGGTCGATCGCACGCGGCTGGCGGAGGGGGACGCAGCGACGCTGACGGTCGTGGTCGAGGGCACCGGAAACATCAAGGCGTTGCCGGCGCCGCATCTGCCGCAGATCCCGGGCGTCGAGGTGTTCGAGCCGTCCGAGGATGCCGAGTTCGTAGCGCGCACCAGCGGCATCCGGGGCAGCAAGACCTTCCGCTGGATCCTCGCGCCGGAGGCGCCTGGCGCACATGCGCTGCCCGACATCGCATACGCCTGGTTCGACCCCGCAACCGAGCAGTACGACAGCGCACGCATCCCGCTGCCCGCGCTGGAGGTCGGTGGCGTCATCGCTCAGGGCTCGGCGGTGGAAGGAGACACGAGCATTGCACCCATCCGCCCGTTTCCGTCGGGCACACCGGCGTTCGCGTGGGCGCGCAGCACCGGGTTTGCGGCGTTGCAGGCACTGCCGCTGCTGCTGCTTGCAGCGACGACGCTCTGGCGCAGGGAGGCGCCCCGCATCCAGGCGCGCCGCCGTCGCCGGCAGCGGCTGCATGCGGACTTCTCGACCGTGCGCACGCGGGCAAGTACGGATCCGCGCGGTGCACTCTCCGAGCTGCAGCGCATGCTC
Above is a window of Longimicrobiales bacterium DNA encoding:
- a CDS encoding DUF58 domain-containing protein, which translates into the protein MTPLPFLRRRAAPAVEPAADAPQAREAVPREVLRQVRLIELRTRGLVASLFSGEYHSVFRGQGMEFAEVREYQPGDDVRNIDWNVTARIGVPYVKKHIEERELTVMLLVDLSGSEQFGTRGRFKAELAAEIAAVLALSAVRNNDRVGLIIFTDRIEHVVPPRKGRRHVLRLIRDVLAFRPAGQGTDVAGALDYAARLLPHRGILFVLSDFVPAGGALQEAPAWEKTLKLVAQRHDVVAIRISDDAEEQLPDAGVLMLRDPETDELVGIDTSSPEVRALYAERIAEERASVRRVFRRVGVDEIEARTGASYVVPLLAFFRRRERQGRR
- a CDS encoding VWA domain-containing protein, with translation MSFGFANPWALLLLPLLGLVLWLMRGRERALTYSRAGTLAAVAGGGARLLARLPGWLRTGALALLIFALAGPRTGAAVVDVNAEGIAIVVALDISSSMLAEDFAPDNRLAVAKRQVRDFIRGRTYDRIGLVAFAGEALTQVPITIDYEVIFQSLDQLRAGAGLLEDGTAIGTAIATAANRLRRAPGESRVMILMTDGENNRGDIDPRTAAQAAAALDIRIYTIGVGSEGVAPIPVATGPFGVQYATVPVSIDDELLTEIADMSGGRYFRATNPEALDSVYQQIDELEKSEVEVSRYMSYTPYYLPFVLLAGMLLMGEWGLRASRFGRLP
- a CDS encoding VWA domain-containing protein, with translation MSFDRPDLLWLAMLLPAAAAVLVLLYARRRRRVAHALGESSLLERLGGRGLAAFPWRRLLLIVPAAAALGFAALGPRWGTRDVPTESRSANVVLAMDISKSMLAPDVAPDRLERARLLARRIVREMRTDRIGLVVFAGRAYVLSPLTTDHGALDLYLDALDPEIVSQGGSSLAAALAQSTDLARGRVESGGDRAVVLVSDGEALEEEDAVRDAAERAARAGVRVFTVGVGTASGSPIPDYDESGRRQGYKRDENGEVVISRLGTELLRDVAGATDARYFDLGDPGAAGALIRELRQLEQSTSDTAQRATQREQYAWFVALALLLLALDAWLVRREARPARAAAGLDALRAEPVPSRGPRRRLGGARTAAALALMLVMTGFGIGDVERGNRMYREGRYEEAVAAYQQALADGESSPELHYNLGTAFLALRRYAEAERHLQLALRDVDPILRQHAYYNLGNRFLEAARAGSDPQAQSAQYEAAIEAYRHALRLAPDDVDAKWNLELAQRERDEQQPEPQPQEQDQQEQDNQNREDEQQAREQEGQAQPSQGQAGQGQQSGSRFEQQPMSREQAEQILSAVEQDERDLTRDKLRKGQRRTPVARDW
- the scpB gene encoding SMC-Scp complex subunit ScpB codes for the protein MRLTQIIEALLFASDAPLSAGDLARVDERLDEDTVEAVIQELRNDYDLSERSFQIYEVAGGYQILTRPEFVAVLDRYETVPQTSRLSGSALEVLAVIAYRQPIGRAEVEDIRGVGSSGVIKTLLDRELIHVAGRSEGLGRPLLYGTTDKFLEHFGFRSIEDMPRPDELPVVLRERSIPAPAEEAAVVAPEAGEAEVDAPPADGETPAPAAAHGDVVEPSANPLADEDVAELIAEAEEELAEELASEIVEDVEEETRLGDEPPVVDEMGEVFAVSVEVPAADEDEPGDEPHSQPATGQ
- a CDS encoding MoxR family ATPase: MEQPLTTTTETGRNLAARITEEMHRRIVGQEIMIERLLIGLFAGGHVLLEGVPGLAKTLTVRSLADTLHASFERIQFTPDLLPADVVGTMIYNQRTGDFSARTGPIFANIVLADEINRAPPKVQSALLEAMQEHQVTLGGETFALPEPFLVLATQNPIEQEGTYPLPEAQVDRFMLKLRVGYPDRATEREIMRRMAGREPVELRAVATPDEVFEARREIADLYLDEQLEEYIVDLVQATREPGRYGLESLAPLIEYGASPRATIYLATASRAHAYLRGRAYVLPEDVKAIGQDVLRHRVITSFEAEAEEVTSEDIVDRIFAAIDVP
- a CDS encoding pseudouridine synthase; amino-acid sequence: MSADASVRLQKFLSQAGVASRRAAEQLMVSGRVRVNGKPATEPGIKVDPDRDVVEVDGRRVRPAAPLWIALHKPRGYVTTRSDPQGRSTVYELLPAEHRRLFHVGRLDYDSEGLLLLTNDGDTAERLQHPRYEVDRVYNVDVVEPLTDVARRALLAGVTLEDGRARVRGLRRLRGQETGAERWAVTMREGRKREVRRLFDAVGSPVRRLRRVRYGPIELGTLRPGAWRKLTSQEVRALRAR
- a CDS encoding BatD family protein, whose product is MFAAALLVLGVLVPQDQVRVHATLSDERIAVGASTMLQVSVEMSGGQPESIELPAFPPSLDVLSSREYHQTQLSLPGGRTTIVRRDIVLRARAEGLFTIDPITIHLPGGDVRRTRPLTLRVVAATPGAPLPPGVRRPVGGTPADAGTLAVTVTPDTAWLGEPVLLRMTARIPEEQRTRRGRSPVFEPPTAVGFWVQELEDRGAVGVRAIDGRYYDVHEYRRFYVPLTPGVRVLPPARAVYEVDRGWMFAPQSYELASDSVHVYVRALPEQGKPASFTGAVGRFEVSAQVDRTRLAEGDAATLTVVVEGTGNIKALPAPHLPQIPGVEVFEPSEDAEFVARTSGIRGSKTFRWILAPEAPGAHALPDIAYAWFDPATEQYDSARIPLPALEVGGVIAQGSAVEGDTSIAPIRPFPSGTPAFAWARSTGFAALQALPLLLLAATTLWRREAPRIQARRRRRQRLHADFSTVRTRASTDPRGALSELQRMLDQAIAALLSDEDAVSEEAALRARGAGENVLASLRSLRAAIHTMRFRREPVGAADVDALVRRAEALLGRLARATRARSHAAVLVLLPLLVFGGGSAHAAQESRFADGVAAFERGEYDAARAAFVEHLALYPQDASAWYDLGNTDYQRGARGAAVHAWGRALRLEPRADDTRRNLRVAGATDVLDAAVRPLPFTASELIGWAGMLWLIGGSLLALRMFTSGRAARVSGVAAISAVGLSACALLALAGRRQAPEQGVVVRATALRAAPGLHAEARAELEESALVRIVDSRDAWLHVRIDRDEGWIELRDVGLLD